From Streptomyces fungicidicus, one genomic window encodes:
- a CDS encoding extracellular solute-binding protein → MTPNAASHSSGPSRRSFLASTAVATAAVAGGMPLLAACGGSDGGSRDGTTSGKDAKKLLPAYVASNVVTPDIPSKNGSAVGFTGKLDLAGLKTSVPKKLGKGNKVTVMSPFWGSPPKDGNAYYTSMNDLIGVDVVWQNQDGNTYDQKLGAVLASSEVPDVVVVPGWNMTGKIPSAIIGKFADLGPYLSGDAVKDYPNLAAIPTDAWQRSIFGGKLRGLPMPSSYVTGIVPLYRQDIFEKEGYEVPRSCDEFMALAKDATNARAKRWACLDMKWTAFNAFGVLSGNEKSLGWNEVDGKLVYRIETEEYLEALEWTRKLFAAGVVHPDAKLGKSNATDPGPKFAAGEFLIYNQDSSQWWSRTAEQATQNPDFKIWGMDIFGHDGGAPTLWAQNPAGIFAFINKKASEAVVRDVLAVANVTAAPYGTKEYMATNYGVEGTHYTVKDGVPTKTDQGNIDVMNAYVMVASPAATIAHPDFPEVAKGQVEWQQRMGAVTRKPAFYGMQITEPARYTNLSNDFEQLEDDVVRGRKKISDVQQAVSDWKSKGGDKLRDWYREILDENGSAAG, encoded by the coding sequence ATGACGCCGAACGCCGCCTCCCACTCCTCCGGGCCCAGCCGGAGAAGCTTCCTCGCCTCCACGGCGGTCGCCACCGCAGCGGTGGCGGGGGGAATGCCGCTGCTCGCCGCGTGCGGCGGATCCGACGGAGGCTCGCGCGACGGCACCACCTCGGGCAAGGACGCCAAGAAGCTCCTGCCGGCGTACGTGGCCAGCAACGTGGTCACCCCCGACATCCCCAGCAAGAACGGCTCCGCGGTCGGCTTCACCGGCAAGCTCGACCTGGCGGGCCTGAAGACGTCGGTGCCGAAGAAGCTCGGCAAGGGCAACAAGGTCACCGTCATGTCGCCGTTCTGGGGTTCCCCGCCCAAGGACGGCAACGCCTACTACACGTCGATGAACGACCTCATCGGCGTCGACGTGGTCTGGCAGAACCAGGACGGCAACACCTACGACCAGAAGCTCGGCGCGGTCCTCGCCTCCAGCGAGGTCCCCGACGTGGTGGTCGTGCCCGGCTGGAACATGACGGGCAAGATCCCCAGCGCCATCATCGGCAAGTTCGCCGACCTCGGCCCCTACCTGTCCGGCGACGCGGTCAAGGACTACCCGAACCTCGCGGCGATCCCCACCGACGCCTGGCAGCGCTCCATCTTCGGCGGCAAGCTGCGCGGCCTGCCCATGCCCTCCTCGTACGTCACCGGCATCGTGCCGCTCTACCGCCAGGACATATTCGAGAAGGAGGGCTACGAGGTCCCGCGCTCCTGCGACGAGTTCATGGCCCTCGCCAAGGACGCCACCAACGCCAGGGCCAAGCGCTGGGCCTGCCTGGACATGAAGTGGACCGCCTTCAACGCCTTCGGCGTGCTCTCCGGCAACGAGAAGTCGCTCGGCTGGAACGAGGTGGACGGCAAGCTGGTCTACCGCATCGAGACCGAGGAGTACCTCGAGGCCCTGGAGTGGACCCGCAAGCTGTTCGCCGCCGGCGTCGTCCACCCCGACGCCAAGCTGGGCAAGAGCAACGCCACCGACCCCGGGCCCAAGTTCGCCGCCGGTGAGTTCCTCATCTACAACCAGGACTCCTCGCAGTGGTGGAGCCGCACCGCCGAACAGGCCACCCAGAACCCCGACTTCAAGATCTGGGGTATGGACATCTTCGGCCACGACGGCGGCGCCCCGACACTGTGGGCGCAGAACCCGGCCGGCATCTTCGCCTTCATCAACAAGAAGGCCTCCGAGGCCGTCGTCCGGGACGTGCTGGCGGTCGCCAACGTCACCGCCGCGCCGTACGGAACCAAGGAGTACATGGCCACCAACTACGGCGTGGAGGGCACCCACTACACCGTCAAGGACGGTGTGCCCACCAAGACCGACCAGGGCAACATCGACGTGATGAACGCCTATGTGATGGTGGCCAGCCCCGCCGCGACCATCGCCCACCCCGACTTCCCCGAGGTCGCCAAGGGCCAGGTCGAGTGGCAGCAGCGGATGGGCGCCGTCACCAGGAAGCCCGCCTTCTACGGCATGCAGATCACCGAACCGGCCCGCTACACCAACCTCTCCAACGACTTCGAGCAGCTGGAGGACGACGTCGTCCGCGGCCGCAAGAAGATCAGCGACGTGCAGCAGGCCGTGTCCGACTGGAAGAGCAAGGGCGGCGACAAGCTGCGCGACTGGTACCGCGAGATCCTCGACGAGAACGGCTCGGCGGCCGGCTGA
- a CDS encoding ABC transporter permease, with translation MSHSTVPRTGTEAEEVNENAPAAHGGAPGAPKEPPAAKQGLRVRFRRDRVLLLMTLPAVLLVLLFNYVPILGNVVAFQEYDPYISDNGIVSILHSPWVGLENFQRIFEDSAFWNAVQNTLLLFVLQLVLYFPIPILLALLINSVVRPRVRAISQAVLYLPHFFSWVLVIAVFQQLFGGAGLLSQLLRDHGYDGLSLMTDPDTFKFLVTAQSVWKDAGWGIIVFLAALASVSPDLYEAAAMDGANRWRRMWHVTLPALRPVIALLLVLRVGDALTVGFEQILLQRDAVGPGAAEVLDTFVWWNGVRNQDFGYAAAAGLVKGVISLGLVLMANKVAHLMGEQGVYKK, from the coding sequence GTGTCCCACAGCACGGTGCCTCGGACCGGAACCGAGGCCGAAGAAGTCAACGAGAACGCCCCGGCGGCGCACGGCGGCGCCCCCGGGGCTCCGAAGGAGCCGCCGGCCGCGAAGCAGGGCCTGCGGGTGAGGTTCCGGCGCGACCGCGTGCTGCTGCTGATGACGCTGCCCGCCGTGCTGCTGGTGCTGCTCTTCAACTACGTGCCGATCCTCGGCAACGTCGTCGCGTTCCAGGAGTACGACCCCTACATCAGCGACAACGGGATCGTCTCCATCCTGCACAGCCCCTGGGTCGGCCTGGAGAACTTCCAGCGGATCTTCGAGGACTCGGCGTTCTGGAACGCCGTGCAGAACACGCTGCTGCTGTTCGTCCTGCAGCTGGTGCTGTACTTCCCGATCCCGATCCTGCTCGCGCTGCTCATCAACAGCGTGGTCAGGCCCCGGGTGCGGGCGATCTCGCAGGCCGTCCTCTACCTGCCGCACTTCTTCTCGTGGGTGCTGGTCATCGCCGTCTTCCAGCAGCTCTTCGGCGGCGCGGGGCTGCTGTCCCAGCTGCTGCGCGACCACGGGTACGACGGGCTCAGCCTGATGACCGACCCGGACACCTTCAAGTTCCTGGTCACCGCGCAGAGCGTGTGGAAGGACGCCGGCTGGGGGATCATCGTCTTCCTCGCCGCGCTGGCCTCGGTCAGCCCCGACCTGTACGAGGCCGCCGCGATGGACGGCGCGAACCGCTGGCGCCGCATGTGGCACGTCACGCTGCCCGCGCTGCGCCCGGTGATCGCCCTGCTGCTGGTGCTGCGCGTCGGTGACGCCCTGACGGTCGGCTTCGAACAGATCCTGCTGCAACGCGACGCCGTCGGACCGGGAGCCGCGGAGGTCCTCGACACCTTCGTGTGGTGGAACGGCGTGCGCAACCAGGACTTCGGCTACGCGGCCGCCGCGGGGCTCGTCAAGGGCGTCATCAGTCTCGGCCTGGTCCTGATGGCCAACAAGGTGGCCCATCTCATGGGCGAGCAGGGGGTGTACAAGAAGTGA
- a CDS encoding carbohydrate ABC transporter permease — translation MTAVIDKPARTPGRWAAPPRPVWEEKPTRAGLAGKGLVLLLACLAILFPLWIVVVTSLSTRKAIDEAGGLVMIPTDITFVAYQELLSGGQVTRAALVSIGITLVGTVFSMTVSVLCAYGLSRTGSLGHRWILMVLLATMFFSAGLIPTYLLVQSLGLTDSYLALILPSAISVFNILVLRGFFMGISQELIDSARIDGAGDLRILWQIVLPLSRAVVAVITLFYAVGYWSAWFNASLYLNDQDMLPLQNVMIQLVQKQEAPVGLGQAIKTGELSGLAVQMAVMVMALLPVAVLSPFVQKHFKKGMLTGAVKG, via the coding sequence GTGACCGCCGTCATCGACAAGCCCGCGCGCACGCCCGGCCGCTGGGCGGCCCCGCCCCGGCCGGTGTGGGAGGAGAAGCCCACCCGGGCCGGGCTCGCGGGCAAGGGGCTGGTCCTGCTCCTCGCCTGCCTGGCCATCCTGTTCCCGCTGTGGATCGTCGTGGTCACCAGCCTGTCCACGCGCAAGGCCATCGACGAGGCCGGCGGGCTGGTGATGATCCCGACCGACATCACCTTCGTCGCCTACCAGGAGCTGCTCAGCGGCGGCCAGGTCACCCGGGCCGCGCTCGTCAGCATCGGCATCACCCTCGTCGGCACCGTGTTCTCGATGACGGTGTCGGTGCTGTGCGCCTACGGACTGTCCCGCACCGGCTCCCTCGGCCACCGCTGGATCCTCATGGTGCTGCTGGCCACGATGTTCTTCAGCGCCGGCCTCATCCCCACCTACCTGCTGGTGCAGTCCCTGGGCCTGACGGACAGCTACCTCGCGCTGATCCTGCCCAGCGCGATCAGCGTCTTCAACATCCTGGTGCTGCGCGGCTTCTTCATGGGCATCTCGCAGGAGCTGATCGACAGCGCCCGCATCGACGGCGCCGGCGACCTGCGGATCCTGTGGCAGATCGTGCTGCCGCTGTCCCGTGCGGTGGTCGCGGTGATCACGCTGTTCTACGCCGTCGGCTACTGGAGCGCCTGGTTCAACGCCTCGCTGTACCTGAACGACCAGGACATGCTCCCGCTGCAGAACGTCATGATCCAGCTGGTGCAGAAGCAGGAGGCGCCGGTCGGCCTGGGCCAGGCGATCAAAACCGGTGAGCTGTCCGGTCTGGCCGTGCAGATGGCCGTCATGGTGATGGCGCTGTTGCCGGTGGCCGTGCTGTCGCCCTTCGTCCAGAAGCACTTCAAGAAGGGCATGCTCACCGGCGCCGTCAAGGGCTAG
- a CDS encoding beta-galactosidase — protein MPRLSDVTRGRLLYGGDYNPEQWPEEVWHEDVRLMKEAGVNSVTLGVFSWSKLEPRPGERDFGWLDRLMDLMHDNGVGVVLATPTASPPPWMGHLHPDTLPRDADGRTEWWGGRQHFSHSSATYRRYAAALTEDLAARYAGHPALTLWHINNEYCTYDWGDEAADRFRAWLRHRYGSLDALNTAWGSAFWSQGYGDWAEVLPPRHAHYLKNPTQVLDFKRFTSDMLLECYTAERDIVRRHTPHLPVTTNFMPLWAGQDAWRWSEEEDVVSVDLYPDPRDPDGPQAGALVQDMTRSQARGPWMLMEQAAGPVNWRRVNHPKPRGLNRLWSLQAVARGADAVCYFQWRQSRQGAEKFHSGMVGHAGERGRTYQEIKELGADLARIAPHVAGGQVTADVAVLHDWHSWWAGDQEARPSREVDYPEVLGAWHRALWGAGLTTDFAHPGHDLTGYRLVVVPQLYLLTDRAVDNLLEYVRGGGTLVCGFLTGVADQDDRVRPGGMDARLRELFGIRTLHEWWPLEPGETAECGGGLRGTLWSEELEPDGTADETVPYRGGELDGLPAVLRKGRAWYVSTLPEPEALRALLGRAAAGAGVRPVLDGLPDGVEAVRRGELLFLLNHGREPVTAEVPGTHHDLLTETTVTDRVTLGRYGVAVLKP, from the coding sequence TTGCCCAGGCTCAGTGATGTGACCCGTGGTCGTCTTCTCTACGGCGGCGACTACAACCCCGAGCAGTGGCCCGAGGAGGTCTGGCACGAGGACGTCCGCCTGATGAAGGAGGCCGGCGTCAACTCCGTCACCCTCGGGGTGTTCTCGTGGTCGAAGCTCGAACCCCGTCCGGGAGAGCGGGACTTCGGCTGGCTGGACCGGCTGATGGACCTGATGCACGACAACGGCGTCGGCGTCGTCCTCGCCACCCCGACCGCCTCCCCGCCGCCCTGGATGGGCCACCTCCACCCCGACACCCTGCCCCGCGACGCGGACGGCCGGACCGAGTGGTGGGGCGGCCGGCAGCACTTCTCCCACTCCAGCGCCACCTACCGCCGTTACGCCGCCGCCCTCACCGAGGACCTGGCGGCCCGGTACGCCGGCCACCCGGCCCTCACCCTGTGGCACATCAACAACGAGTACTGCACCTACGACTGGGGAGACGAGGCCGCCGACCGCTTCCGGGCCTGGCTGCGCCACCGCTACGGCTCGCTGGACGCCCTCAACACCGCCTGGGGATCCGCCTTCTGGAGCCAGGGCTACGGCGACTGGGCCGAGGTGCTGCCGCCCCGCCACGCGCACTACCTGAAGAACCCCACCCAGGTGCTCGACTTCAAGCGCTTCACCTCCGACATGCTCCTGGAGTGCTACACCGCCGAACGTGACATCGTCCGCCGGCACACCCCGCACCTCCCGGTCACCACCAACTTCATGCCGCTGTGGGCGGGCCAGGACGCCTGGCGCTGGTCCGAGGAGGAGGACGTCGTCTCCGTCGACCTCTACCCCGACCCGCGCGACCCCGACGGCCCGCAGGCCGGCGCCCTGGTCCAGGACATGACCCGCTCCCAGGCGCGCGGCCCCTGGATGCTGATGGAGCAGGCCGCCGGACCGGTCAACTGGCGCCGGGTGAACCACCCCAAGCCGCGCGGCCTCAACCGCCTGTGGTCCCTCCAGGCCGTCGCCCGGGGCGCCGACGCCGTCTGCTACTTCCAGTGGCGCCAGTCCCGGCAGGGCGCGGAGAAGTTCCACTCCGGGATGGTCGGCCACGCCGGCGAGCGGGGACGCACGTACCAGGAGATCAAGGAGCTCGGCGCGGACCTGGCGCGGATCGCCCCGCACGTGGCGGGCGGCCAGGTCACCGCCGACGTCGCCGTGCTGCACGACTGGCACTCCTGGTGGGCCGGCGACCAGGAGGCCCGGCCCTCCCGCGAGGTCGACTATCCGGAGGTGCTGGGCGCCTGGCACCGCGCGCTCTGGGGGGCCGGCCTCACCACCGACTTCGCCCACCCCGGCCACGACCTGACCGGCTACCGGCTCGTCGTCGTCCCCCAGCTCTATCTGCTCACCGACCGGGCCGTCGACAACCTCCTCGAGTACGTACGCGGCGGCGGCACCCTCGTCTGCGGCTTCCTGACCGGCGTCGCCGACCAGGACGACCGGGTACGTCCCGGCGGCATGGACGCCCGGCTGCGCGAGCTGTTCGGCATCCGCACCCTGCACGAGTGGTGGCCCCTGGAGCCGGGGGAGACCGCCGAGTGCGGGGGAGGCCTGCGCGGCACCCTGTGGTCCGAGGAACTGGAACCGGACGGCACCGCCGACGAGACCGTCCCCTACCGGGGCGGGGAACTCGACGGACTGCCCGCCGTGCTCCGCAAGGGCCGCGCCTGGTACGTCTCCACGCTCCCCGAACCGGAGGCGCTGCGCGCGCTGCTGGGCCGCGCCGCCGCCGGCGCCGGCGTCCGGCCGGTACTCGACGGGCTCCCGGACGGGGTCGAGGCGGTCCGGCGCGGCGAGCTGCTGTTCCTGCTCAACCACGGCCGCGAGCCGGTGACCGCGGAGGTCCCGGGGACGCACCACGACCTGCTGACGGAGACGACCGTGACCGACCGCGTCACCCTGGGCCGCTACGGCGTGGCGGTGCTGAAGCCATGA
- a CDS encoding glycosyl hydrolase family 95 catalytic domain-containing protein: MSTEPVHGTWEPRPAARWEDAFLTGNGHHGALVSGDPDDDRTVVTHHTLVRPGEGDDGHRLPPRLADRLPLLQDRLLSGDREAAEGFTDGRPLRWVRAFHPAFQVRLRRPDGVPDPEGYRRTLDFTTGVAQAAGAGWTSRVFVSRADDVIVQHVTGPGLTLDVSLDHRLPGTPTGLGVGHGAVLTPEGALLSLRARYPGSDLACTGVTLVAVTGGRTALAPPGVHVEGARSVLLLTRVRRHTGEADVVAEGRALRELLGEDPPSYDALLDRHLPLHRTAYRRVTLDLAADPGERLLAGSELLARPRSAALLERLFAAGRYHLLSSSGLFPPRLTGLWTGDWDTAWSGAFTNDANLNLQTASAAAAALPEVTEALASLIQRQLPDWRDNARAVFGTRGVVAPAHSDGESGHSYHFSREYPLHLWTAGADWLLKPLVDHDEIHGARDPRTAAALAEVALFYEDFLTRTDSEGRLVVVPSYSPENRPANASWGTVDAAMDLSAARHALLTAAAYHPEHADRWRALADRLPPHRINGDGALAEWARPGLEDSYDHRHLSHLYGVWPLDEITPYDTPELAAAARRALELRGAENDSAHGHLHHALIAARLRDGERVAHALGQVLDGDFFHASLMSAHYPHRHVYNADAAHTLPAVMIEALVQSTPDRLVLLPAPLPAYPSGRLHGIRTRFGATLDLTWSPDGATAVLRPTRTHRIDLWTSAGAEPLDLVAGEDRVLTPKAR; encoded by the coding sequence ATGAGCACGGAGCCCGTCCACGGAACCTGGGAGCCACGGCCCGCCGCCCGCTGGGAGGACGCCTTCCTGACCGGCAACGGCCACCACGGCGCCCTCGTGTCCGGCGACCCGGACGACGACCGCACCGTCGTCACGCACCACACCCTCGTCCGTCCCGGCGAGGGCGACGACGGGCACCGGCTGCCACCCCGGCTGGCGGACCGGCTCCCGCTCCTCCAGGACCGTCTGCTGTCCGGCGACCGGGAAGCCGCGGAGGGCTTCACCGACGGCCGCCCGCTGCGGTGGGTGCGGGCCTTCCACCCCGCCTTCCAGGTCCGCCTGCGCCGCCCGGACGGCGTCCCGGACCCGGAGGGGTACCGCCGCACCCTCGACTTCACCACCGGCGTCGCGCAGGCCGCGGGCGCCGGCTGGACCAGCAGGGTCTTCGTCTCCCGCGCCGACGACGTGATCGTCCAGCACGTCACCGGACCGGGGCTCACCCTCGACGTCTCCCTGGACCACCGGCTCCCCGGCACCCCGACCGGTCTGGGCGTCGGCCACGGCGCCGTCCTCACCCCGGAGGGTGCGCTGCTGAGCCTGCGCGCCCGCTACCCCGGCAGCGACCTCGCCTGCACCGGCGTCACCCTGGTCGCCGTCACCGGCGGCCGCACCGCGCTCGCCCCGCCGGGCGTGCACGTCGAGGGCGCCCGGTCCGTGCTGCTGCTCACCCGGGTGCGACGGCACACCGGGGAGGCGGACGTGGTCGCCGAGGGCCGCGCCCTGCGCGAACTGCTCGGCGAGGACCCGCCCTCGTACGACGCTCTCCTCGACCGCCATCTCCCCCTGCACCGCACCGCCTACCGGCGCGTCACCCTCGACCTGGCCGCCGATCCCGGCGAACGCCTGCTGGCAGGCTCGGAGTTGCTCGCCCGGCCGCGCAGCGCCGCCCTGCTCGAACGGCTCTTCGCGGCCGGCCGCTACCATCTGCTGTCCTCCAGCGGCCTCTTCCCGCCCCGGCTCACCGGGCTGTGGACCGGTGACTGGGACACCGCATGGTCCGGCGCCTTCACCAACGACGCCAACCTCAACCTGCAGACCGCCTCAGCGGCCGCCGCGGCCCTCCCCGAGGTCACCGAGGCGCTGGCCTCCCTGATCCAGCGGCAGTTGCCCGACTGGCGGGACAACGCCCGCGCCGTCTTCGGCACCCGGGGAGTCGTCGCGCCCGCCCACAGCGACGGGGAGTCGGGGCACTCGTACCACTTCAGCCGCGAGTACCCGCTGCACCTGTGGACCGCCGGCGCCGACTGGCTGCTCAAGCCGCTCGTCGACCACGACGAGATCCACGGCGCACGCGACCCGCGCACCGCCGCCGCCCTCGCCGAAGTCGCGCTCTTCTACGAGGACTTCCTCACCCGCACCGACAGCGAGGGCCGGCTGGTCGTCGTCCCCTCCTACTCGCCCGAGAACCGACCCGCCAACGCGAGCTGGGGCACCGTCGACGCGGCCATGGACCTCTCCGCCGCCCGCCACGCCCTGCTCACCGCCGCCGCCTACCACCCGGAGCACGCCGACCGCTGGCGCGCCCTCGCCGACCGGCTGCCCCCGCACCGGATCAACGGCGACGGCGCGCTCGCCGAGTGGGCCCGGCCCGGCCTGGAGGACTCCTACGACCACCGCCACCTCAGCCACCTCTACGGCGTCTGGCCGCTGGACGAGATCACCCCCTACGACACCCCGGAGCTGGCCGCCGCCGCCCGTCGCGCCCTGGAACTGCGCGGCGCCGAGAACGACTCCGCGCACGGCCATCTGCACCACGCGCTGATCGCGGCCCGCCTGCGGGACGGCGAACGGGTCGCCCACGCGCTCGGCCAGGTCCTCGACGGCGACTTCTTCCACGCCTCCCTGATGAGCGCGCACTACCCCCACCGCCACGTCTACAACGCCGACGCCGCCCACACGCTGCCCGCCGTGATGATCGAGGCGCTCGTGCAGTCCACCCCCGACCGGCTGGTCCTGCTGCCGGCGCCCCTCCCCGCGTACCCGAGCGGCCGGCTGCACGGCATCCGCACCCGTTTCGGCGCGACGCTCGACCTCACCTGGTCCCCGGACGGCGCCACCGCCGTCCTCCGGCCCACCCGGACCCACCGCATCGACCTGTGGACTTCCGCCGGCGCCGAGCCGCTCGACCTGGTCGCCGGAGAAGACCGCGTCCTCACGCCGAAGGCGCGGTGA
- a CDS encoding glycoside hydrolase family 12 protein codes for MATSTLRRITKVLLAPALALGATVGLASAPAHAAVWSSCDQWGNTGLNGYTLYNNIWGSGAGAQCVWANSGTNWGVWADHPNTGGIKSYPNAKKVINKPITSLASLTSSYNVTVPSSGAYNTSYDIWDTDYDYEIMLWVNHNGAVGPLGTSQGTVSLGGHTWNVYKGNNGANEVFSFLRTSDSNSGTVNILPVLKWIKDTKGWMGNETIGDVQFGYEITSSAGGLDFRTNNLTVSGG; via the coding sequence ATGGCAACAAGCACCTTGCGCAGGATCACCAAGGTCCTGCTGGCGCCCGCCCTCGCGCTCGGCGCGACGGTCGGACTGGCCTCCGCCCCCGCGCACGCCGCCGTCTGGAGCTCCTGCGACCAGTGGGGCAACACCGGCCTCAACGGCTACACCCTCTACAACAACATCTGGGGCTCCGGCGCCGGCGCCCAGTGCGTCTGGGCCAACTCCGGAACCAACTGGGGCGTGTGGGCCGACCACCCCAACACCGGCGGCATCAAGTCCTACCCGAACGCCAAGAAGGTGATCAACAAGCCGATCACCTCCCTCGCCTCGCTCACCAGCAGCTACAACGTCACCGTCCCGTCCTCGGGCGCGTACAACACCTCGTACGACATCTGGGACACGGACTACGACTACGAGATCATGCTCTGGGTCAACCACAACGGCGCCGTGGGCCCGCTCGGCACCTCCCAGGGCACGGTGAGCCTCGGCGGCCACACCTGGAACGTCTACAAGGGGAACAACGGCGCCAACGAGGTGTTCTCGTTCCTGCGCACCTCGGACTCGAACTCCGGCACCGTCAACATCCTCCCGGTCCTCAAGTGGATCAAGGACACCAAGGGCTGGATGGGCAACGAGACCATCGGCGACGTCCAGTTCGGCTACGAGATCACCTCGTCCGCCGGCGGACTGGACTTCCGCACCAACAACCTGACGGTGTCGGGCGGTTAG
- a CDS encoding LacI family DNA-binding transcriptional regulator: MVTLAEVAQHAGVSASTVSYVLSGKRSISVNTRQRVERSIRELGYHPNAGARALASSRSNIIALMMPLRTDMYVPVMMEIAIAVATTARTHGYDVLLLTGEEGPDAVRRVAGSGLADGMILMDVELDDERLPLLRETDRPAVLIGLPADTAGLTCVDLDFKATGALCVEHLAERGHRDIAVVGEAPAVYERHTGFAERTLDGLRGRAREVGLRLLHRPCEGGYDAMAVTLARILDERPGTTGFVVQNESAVEPLLALLRQQGRAVPEDVSVVGVCPEQVAVQASVRLTSVAIPAQEMGRHAVEQLVAKLEGRGGDEVVLLAPELTVRASSGPAPVQ, from the coding sequence ATGGTCACCCTCGCCGAGGTCGCCCAGCACGCCGGAGTCTCCGCGAGCACGGTGAGCTATGTCCTCAGCGGCAAGCGGTCCATCTCGGTGAACACCCGGCAGCGGGTGGAGCGGAGCATCCGCGAGCTCGGGTACCACCCGAACGCCGGGGCCCGCGCCCTGGCCAGCAGCAGGTCCAACATCATCGCGCTGATGATGCCGCTGCGCACGGACATGTACGTGCCGGTGATGATGGAGATCGCCATCGCGGTGGCCACCACGGCCCGCACCCACGGGTACGACGTGCTGCTGCTCACCGGCGAGGAGGGACCGGACGCGGTGCGCCGCGTGGCGGGCAGCGGACTCGCCGACGGCATGATCCTCATGGACGTCGAACTCGACGACGAGCGGCTGCCGTTGCTGAGGGAGACCGACCGGCCCGCGGTGCTGATCGGGCTGCCTGCCGACACCGCGGGGCTCACCTGCGTCGACCTCGACTTCAAGGCCACCGGCGCGCTGTGCGTGGAGCACCTCGCCGAGCGGGGGCACCGCGACATCGCCGTCGTCGGCGAGGCCCCGGCGGTCTACGAGCGCCACACCGGCTTCGCCGAGCGGACCCTGGACGGGCTGCGCGGCCGGGCGCGGGAGGTGGGGCTGCGGCTGCTGCACCGGCCGTGCGAGGGCGGGTACGACGCGATGGCCGTGACCCTCGCCCGGATCCTCGACGAACGGCCCGGCACCACGGGCTTCGTGGTGCAGAACGAGTCGGCGGTGGAACCGCTGCTCGCCCTGCTGCGGCAGCAGGGCCGGGCCGTGCCGGAGGACGTCTCGGTGGTCGGTGTCTGCCCGGAGCAGGTCGCCGTGCAGGCCTCGGTCCGGCTGACGTCGGTCGCCATCCCCGCCCAGGAGATGGGCCGGCACGCCGTGGAGCAGCTGGTGGCCAAGCTCGAGGGACGGGGCGGCGACGAGGTCGTCCTGCTCGCGCCCGAGCTGACGGTCCGGGCCAGTTCGGGACCGGCCCCGGTGCAGTGA
- a CDS encoding response regulator — translation MSGLPIRILIADDHPVVRAGLRAVLETEPDFAIVAEAATAEEAVELAAAGGSDVVLMDLQFGRGMNGSQATAAITARPGAPRVLVVTTYDTDADTLPAIEAGATGYLLKDAPPEELAAAVRTAAAGRTTLAPAVADRLMNRLRAPHAALTRRETEVLSLVAEGLSNQGISARLQLTRATVKSHLAHVYAKLGVDSRTAAVAAALELGVIRR, via the coding sequence GTGAGCGGCCTCCCGATCCGCATCCTGATCGCCGACGACCACCCGGTGGTGCGGGCGGGGCTGCGCGCGGTGCTGGAGACCGAGCCGGACTTCGCCATCGTCGCCGAGGCCGCCACCGCCGAGGAGGCCGTGGAGCTGGCCGCTGCCGGCGGGTCCGACGTCGTCCTGATGGACCTGCAGTTCGGCCGCGGCATGAACGGATCGCAGGCCACCGCCGCCATCACCGCCCGTCCCGGCGCGCCCCGCGTGCTGGTCGTCACCACCTACGACACCGACGCCGACACCCTCCCGGCGATCGAGGCCGGGGCCACCGGGTACCTGCTCAAGGACGCCCCGCCCGAGGAACTGGCCGCCGCCGTGCGCACCGCCGCCGCGGGACGCACCACCCTCGCGCCGGCGGTCGCCGACCGGCTGATGAACCGACTGCGCGCACCGCACGCCGCGCTGACCCGGCGCGAGACGGAGGTGCTCTCGCTGGTCGCCGAGGGACTGTCCAACCAGGGCATCAGCGCACGGCTGCAGCTCACCCGGGCCACGGTCAAGTCCCACCTGGCGCACGTCTACGCCAAACTCGGCGTCGACTCGCGCACCGCCGCGGTCGCCGCCGCCCTGGAGCTCGGCGTCATCCGCCGCTGA